Part of the Benincasa hispida cultivar B227 chromosome 12, ASM972705v1, whole genome shotgun sequence genome is shown below.
agagatgtaaattcaccagcattatcaagacgaatagttgtaattgtataattaggaaattatgctattaatctaattatttaagcaagtaatcttgcaaatgtaatgttttgacttgataataagcatacGTTTGACCATCTACTagatgcgtctattaataccataaaatatcgcAATGGTCTACTTGGtaggttaataggtccacatagaTCATCATGAAtgcgttctaaaaatgcaggtgactCAATTCTCATTTTAGCTGGTGATGGCCTAATTATTGATTTGCCTTGAGAGTAAGCACTACATGACAATTCattaaattgaagaatcttttgacTCTTCAATAGGTGTCCATTTGAGTTCTCAATAATCTTGCTCATAATTATAAACTCTGGATGACCTAATCTGTCATGACAAATAGTACATTGtttcatatgtttcaattactcatatatgagtataatacaatccagaagataaagcagacaacttttCTAGTATACGTTTTTTATTTGAGACAAtagatatgatattttattatttctattaatctcagtatgataaccattgcaacatatatctttaaaactaagtaaatttatctttgattgactagagaacaatgcattatcaatagaaaattttgttcctctaggcaaaataatatttacttttccaaaaccttcaatcCAGTTTGCAATCtataatattgtatttacttttgctttcaacatGGTCAATTTGGAagtattttttacttgtaagtattgtgtatATAATTCACTGTCTattagacatagatcttctttcttattttttaatcacccaacatatgaaagtGATCCACCTTTCttcattgaaagaaaataattacgataagaaaaacaacacttggaatatacaaatgttaaaattaactaagaaaaaacatgaagatagataaaagaaaaaacaacaacattaagtctcaatattctcaaagtcaaaagaaacacttgatgttccatttGTGCCGATTTTCTCTTtggaagattcaaagaagtttgtcacatccaaatttgttaGAGTGGGTGGGTGAAACATATCATCATCTTGGTAGGCACAATtagctttttttatttttccatttttcctttaGGGAAGTTTGATacagatcaactaagtgtttcaATGTACGACAAATATGTGATCAATGCCCAGTCATACCACATCGGAAGCATTTTTGTTCATCATCTTTTGAgttcttatcttgtggagcctttcttttatgatcatcatttcgaatggttcttttgaaatttggatgattagaacgaccacaacaaaaataataattatttcttcctccaTCACGGTTACGACATCGACCTCGACCTCACCacgattattaaaattcacaacattcacttcaaggaATAGTGTTGTTTCAGTTGGTCAAGATTCGTGATTCTTCATCAATAGCTCTTTATTTTGTTCGTCCATAAGAAGACATGAGatgagtttaaaatatttttttagaattttctcttgatattgctgctgtaggagcatattcgagatatGAAAAGTAGAAAATGTTTTCTCTAACATATTCGCATTAGTAATTTTCTCTCgacataacaacaattttgaattgattttaaatatgcGAAGTTGTAATcgcttactgatttaaaatcttggaGCCTCAAATACATCCATTCATAACGAGCTTTCAGAAGAATAATCGTTTTTTGATGATCATGTCTCTCTTTCAAATTCTTCCACTAGATGCGAGGATCTTCCACAATtagattttccatttttaatctctcatggagatgatgatgaagaaaaatcatggctttttccttttcctaacTTGATGTCATATtcccttctttaattgtttcccAAGATTCATTGCATCTAGGTGTATTTCTGCATCAAACAtccatgaaaaataattattaccattaatgtCAAGAGCGGCGAATTTTAGTTTTGTAAGATTTGTCATGGTAACACTATAcaaaacattgtatttatattataaatttaaacatgcaaaacaacatttaatttattaactataAAGAGAAAATCGAACTACCTTTAAGACCTACCTTCAGCAGGATGACCGATGAAAGCTCGTGCCAATAATGTATTGTAAAAATAAGAAGCAGAATGGAGCAGAATGGGAATacaaatatggagaaaatataatacaataatatataatataatagtgataaataaataaaataaactaacaaaatatatgaaatttagaaaatatggaaaatgaaaatttgaaatagatatttctcaccaatgtgcaTATCCTACAAAACCCACCAATACCACTATTTATAGTTATGGCAAGTAGGAAGTGAATTATATGAACACTAGTAGTGTGTAATCATGAGACACATGAACAACACATAAGTAGTGGAGAAGTGACACTTTGTCTTTGGACATTAAGAATGGACGTCTAAATTACACCATTTTTTTgtgtaatatttataatactttttaatttgtattttatttcaaaaatatttcttAACCTTCAAAAGTCTAATAATACTCTTaccctttttaaaaataacatacCCTAAGTTTCAGATAGAAAttgtttgtattttatttaaaaaaaaacaccttaaacactttaaaaaatAGTGCCCTTAAAACTTAAAATAGGTAAAAATATGCCCTTGGCATTAACATATGGGCAAAAATGGTTTAGCTACACCCTTGTTACCTTAGAAAAATTACCAAAAATAGGACAATTTTGAGGATATTATAGACTTTTGGGatgattttctaaaataaagggGGCGTTTGGGGTCATaggttagttattatagtcatATGTTATAATAGTTAGGTTATGATAGTTTGTTTTTAggatgtagattattttagtttggattataataatatgtgtttaaggtgtaaactattttagtttgagaagaaaatcGTAAACGttgtagcaaataataaaaaaatgatgaatgtaaaataacaaaaactatagtaaatagtaaatactgtaacaaattggaggttttgaaatagtgtagACGATAGCTAATttgaggttttgaaatagtttttacggtagcaagaggtggttattatattttgatgataacccTTGCCCCAAACGTCCCCAAAAAGTTTTGGGACAAATGGACATATGAAATGTCCATCAAGCCCTTAGTGATATGTACCAACTTTTTATTCTCTATTAACACACATTTTGTGACTTTCATCTTTCTCTCCATCTTCCCTCTAACTTCTATTTTCCCAAGCTCTCTTGCCATGCTTCAATGTTATTAGAAAGTTGAGCGTTCTCTCAAATATATTCTCTTTGTGGTAAGATTTTGTGATTTTAGATTGTTTGGTAAGatataattgattaaaagaCCGATTCTCAAGGTCAAAATGATTTTTGgcctactttttaaaatttaagaattttgaCCTTTTGCTTACTTCATCATTGaacaattttacaaaattacccttatttatttttatctcttcctccttcctcgatttctttctttcttttttcttttttatcttctcTTTCCTTCATCTGAtgctttctttttctccaaCACGACCAACTTTGACAAGACCATACACCAGCTTCGATGAGTCCACATGAGTAACTCTGTCTATCCTATTCTCCTCTCTCTATATTTAGTTTGCATTGCAGAGTGAGATCATTGACCGAAGAGCGAGATCGAGTGCCAGAGAGTGACATCGTGagagaaaggaagagaaaagaGTGATCTGTGAGAGGAAAGAGAACGAGAAAACCCATTTCACGTGAGTAAAAGTTTCTTTTTGGTAATTTCATATGAATTTAACGTTAACAGAGAAAAaacctattttaaaaaagtgaGGACAAATCTCATTATTTCCCCCGAATTTGGGTCATTGGGCCAACCCTAAGAATTTGGATCATAATTTTTACAATGTtggttttttttcccctaataTTAGTttaatcaattttcttttttgaaaaatagtttAATCAATTATCTGCACGTAAAGATTGTCATGAATCCATTATTAACTGCAAAGGCCTCGTTGGTTTTATTGTTCCACGCGAAGACTTGCATAAAGAACAAGACTCTTCACTAGTCATTTTTCACATTTGAATCAAACAATGGGTGACAGAAAAACGGGTCGGATCCCACCGGCGGACCCGAATCTTCCTCGATTCGGCTGCCAGAACTGTGGCCAGTCCTTATGCTTCATTGGCGTCGACACCCATGCCGATAAATTCATCAACGATCCTTCTGCTCGATCCGGTGAACTTCTGTACTCTTAATTCTTAATGTTTTATCTTCGCGCTTTTGGTGTCTCAGATGTGATTTCTTCAGTTACTTCGGTCTTCTGTAGTTATTTACGCAAATTTTTGCCCTTCGCTTCGGATTGTGGTGCGATAATTTGAACGGTATTGGTCGATTGAATGATGGTGCGCAATATTGTTTATGGGGGAACTTACGAAAATTTTGGCGAAATTGTCTTAGCTTCATTAAGTTAATGAGTTGTTGAACAAAGCACATTGGAGAGATTGTGGCCTAAATTAATAAAGGCCTCTGTGTTGTAAAAGGAGACACGATGtgtgaaatatttttaagtttgataatttaCATATGGGCAATCAATCAACCTTCTGGAGTCGTAAATAGCAAGCAGGTTTGGGGATTAGTTTAATGTTCAGACTTCAAGCTGTATgcttcttttaataaatatgttCTGGTGATAAACAACGATCAGGGATGCAGGGGTCTGGAGTTCATGGGGCCAGTAGCATGTTAGCTTCCACGCGCATGGATAATTCCTTTGTTGTGTTGCCAAAGCAACGGCCCCAATCACATGGAGTTCCTCGTCCTCGTGAGGGGGCTGGTCAGGCTGATACAGGACAATCTGGAAAGGCAATGGAAGAGTCTTTTGTAGTTGTGTATAAAAGTGAATCTCCATCTGATGGAGGTGGAATGCATATACCATCACCTGATGGGGCAATACAGCCAAATAATTCTGGGTTTCACACTACAATAACTGTCTTAAAACGTGCTTTTGACATTGCCAAAAGTCAAACTCAGGTACTGTAAAGCAAGGAACTTGCACTTTGTTTCAGTTTCATTTCAACTAGAGACTGATTAGCTTTCTTGGAAGTTTCGAGGAACTGGTTAAAAACTGTATGCCTATATTTCTGTTTCCCAGGTCGAGCAGCCTTTGTGCCTGGAATGCATGAGGATTTTGTCTGATAAACTTGATAAGGAGGTTGAAGATGTGAACAGGGATATTAAGGCATATGAAGCCTGCCTCAAACGTTTAGAGGGGGAgtcaagaaactttctctccgaAGCTGATTTTCTTAAGGAGAAATTGAAGGTACAATTCAACAATGATATTTAGGCATTCATTTTCTAAACAACATATgctgattattttattttggaaggATGGCATGGCTTAGGAAGTTATGGAGAAAATTTTCTTGagatacttattttatttgagTTTAAGGTTTGTTGTTCTCTAAAGATTCAAAAGCAGAGATGTATTTTTCCCTTGTTTAGGCATATGAATGAATACAACTGtacagataaaaaaaaaaaataaaataattacattgctgcttttgatcgtcttggttattatattattgttaaaaaaaaaaatatctctgCTATTTTTATctcaattatattattgtaATACCTAAAATTGGGTATTTTAAGCATCATGGTTATTATATCTtaataaagagagagaagtatTTTTCTATTCAAACAATTGATAGACTCATAATTTTTGGTAAAGATTCAAATTGAATCagctattaaaaaaaaagacagaATATGAATTTTAATCAATAGCAATACTTGTGGATTATTTCCATTTAAAGAATCTGGCTGTTTGATCTTCTACTTTTTCTGGTTTAGATTGAGGAAGAAGAGAGAAGGCTTGAAGCAGCCATTAAAGAGACAGAGAATGAGTTTACAGAAGTAAATGCTGAGCTAAAAGAACTAGAGCTTAAATCTGTTCGGTTTAAGGAACTGGAAGAGAGGTACTTGCTGTTTTGTTTTATTAGGAAACTGAACTTTTTATTGGTTATTGTAAAGGTACAAAATAAGAGAGTAATCCAACCCCGTTTAACGAGTGCTAAGTCACCAAAGAACCCTAAAGTTTAAGTGGGTAGattatgataaatttaattatttcaatacTTCAACACTCGGCTCTGAAATTCGTAGAAGGCTGAACAAGTAGAAATCAATATTAACTGGGGAGAAAATGACATGACAGGATTTAAACACAGGACCGCCGGATCTGATATCATTCTAAATCCTCGATGTACCTAAAGGTTTAAGTTGATAGACAATTTTCGCAGATTCCATTTTCCCCTATAGTGCTAGCAGAAAATTGGgaagttattttattaatattgaaaaaaagaaCTACACGAGGGGAACCCAACCTTTATATTTGTAGGCCAGATCATTGAATCTGTGGAAATCATTACAACGGTTCACCGTTAACCTAGGGTAAAAAGTAAGCCTAATAACTGAAACTAATTATgctataaaaactaaaataattcaAACAATATGAAACAGATTACAAATAATGTCCCTACTACTAATATCACTCCCAACCCCTTGCTTTGACCCCCTAATCAAGATTTCTCTTTTACTGGGGTTCATATTCATCTATGCCTCCACCGATGGTTTATGTATTTCAATCTTTATATCTTTTGGGTTGAGAAAGAATTCTTGAGATACTTTTAGGTTGGTGAGGTGATTGCTTTTTGTATTCATTGAATGACAGGTATTGGCATGAATATAATAATTTTCAGTTTCAATTAATTTCACATCAGGTACgctctttattattttttttttaggttttaaaatttcataGGAACGACGAAGATGTAAATAGTTATGTTTCTATTTTGTTGCTGGATTCAATCAAGTCTTGAATTATTTCAGTTTCCAATAAAGCCCAAAAAAAGTGAATGCTTATACAGTGAGAGAGATGTAGAATAGGCCTGTTCATGATTGTTATTAACCTAAACAAAATATAAGGATCCAGGCTTCTTTATATCAACATAGTATCTACTTGAATATGCTTGGATAACTACCTTTTCATAGTTTGAATGTGTATGACTGTGGCTGAGCAGCCTTGCTGCCACAAATGAGTTTTAACCTTATGTTGCTGCGATTtgtataaaaaagaaataataagaaaagaaatttgtGTAGGATAATCTTGTTTTGGTCTAGCTTGATATGTAATGAATGTCTAAGTTCTAAATTCTAATCATAGGACTAACTTGGATCATCCAATTATGGAGTCACATGCATTGGATATAAAATATCCTCAGAATATTTTATTAAAGGAGTTAGATGATGGCGTGATCTTTTTAACCTTGTGAAGATTGAAACTATGTTGTGATGTTTTTCTAGCTCCATCTATCTGCTACAGTGCCACTTATGaaccatattttatttatttattaattttccaTCTATGAAAGAATTCATAATAATCCTCTACGTGACAATGTTGAGTGCTGAAACAAAAAAGAATTACTGCCTAATCTTGACGTCTTGAGCAACTTTTTTATTAGTTGTTAAATGAATGATGACTTTAACAGGAAGAGAGAGATgcaattttagcaaaaatagAAGTTTCACAAGCACACTTGGAATTGTTGAAGCGAACAAATGTGCTCAATGATGCATTTCCCATTTGGCATGATGGAGATTTTGGAACAATTAACAATTTCCGGCTTGGACGTCTTCCTAAGATTCCCGTATGAAAACTATATTCTATTATTCTTGTGTATTAGAATTTTTAGTCATTAGACTCCAACTCCTTTTCCTGCTAACTTTTATGTTGAAACATTTAGGTTGAATGGGATGAAATAAATGCTGCATGGGGACAAGCTAGCCTTCTTCTTCATACAATGTGTCAGTATTTCAGGCCAAGGTTTCAGTATCCTTTTCTGAATAACAATTTTTGGGAAGCACTTTTAGAAATATTCAGTTCAACACCCGAACAATCGTTAAGTTGCTTTTTCTTGAGAATTGTCCTTTGATTATTACTTTTGCATTGGTGTTTTGGATTGATTGAGATGAAAGGATGTGTGCAGACCTTTAACATAGTGGAAACCAAGTTCTGgtgaaagaaataaaaggaGAGAAAGCAAGTTACTCGATAATTTTGGAACCAAAATTTATTGGAAAATGAAACCAAGGATCTGGGTACTAGTGAGTTGTTTCTTGTAACGaacaaaatattagaaaaataagttacaaaaaatttagttaaattgGTAATTGTAACAACAACAAACAAAAGGATACCtagaaaaagtgaattccacCTGGCATTTTGGTCTTGGAACATTGTTGGATAAAATCTGTACAGTTGGTTGTTTTGAATTTCCATTCTGGGAACCAATTGCATATTTGATGTCTAAAATCAACATAAATGATTCagggatccagattataagTATTGAACCCCATTTCTTTAACTCTTTACTTCATAGATATCGGATAAAAATAATTCCAATGGGGAGCTACCCTCGCATCATGGACAATAACAATACATATGAACTGTAAGTAAATATTGTTttagttctatttttgtaaattCCATTACTGTAATGAAATTGAATGGGTTTCAATGAATATTCTTGCCCGTATattgaaaagaaattaaaagatggaaaaaaaaatcacatttaacttttttattattatcgttattgttattttttttttatagaaactaTTACTTTCATCAAGAGATATGAAAAATTAGGAGGGCATATAAAAACTAGCCCACAAAGAACCTCACTAGAGAAGGGGGTTCAATTAAGTACAATGTTATCTAGAGAGTAATTACAAAAAGTCTTCGAAGTCGAAGCacaaagagaaacatgaaatcTCACGAAGGACTAAAACTTACTAGGCTTCTGCTCTACATCTCGAAATACTATGTTGTTCTATTCTTTCAAAGATCCCACAACAAAGCACACATCCTAGTAAACCACAAGAAACGAGCTTTCTCTTAATGGGAGGAGGAACTCTCCGATTGTCACACGGACATTTCTTTGACGAGCTAACACAAGATCAAACGCCTCAAAGAAACAATCCCAAACAGACCTCGCAAATTGACAGCTCCAGAGAATGTGATTCAGGTCTTTCTTTGCCTTTTGACAAAGAATACAACAAAACAGACCCATTAACAAGGGCATCCTTATAGAAAGCCTATCCAAATTGTTCACACGACCCAATAAAACTTTCCAGGTAAAGAACTTCATTTTGGAATTTTAATCCTCCATAACACATAAAAAACTGACTCGCTAATGGAAGAGGGGTCcaacaacaaattaaaagacTTAGAGTGAAAACCCTCAAGAAGATTAGGACTATAAACACGAAGATCACTTCTCTCAAGCTTGACATtgaaagcatcaagcaaagacAGTAGAGAGGTAACCTCCAATTGGGCAAGGGATGACGAAAACCAAAATAAAGAGACACAAAACTCCCTAACGAAATCAAGAATCAGAAACTAAACGATTTTTAAAGGaagataaattatataaagGAGGAAACACCATTTAGAGGATCTATCCCCCACCTATTGATCATCCCAAAAGTACGTTGCTTTACCTTCTCCCACCAAACAACAAACAAGATGAGAGAAAGAACGAAGGTCCAAAGATACATCTTTCTAGAGATTTTGGTATGTGCCTTTAACCTCCTTAGACACCCATTCAAAGAGATTGTTTTGAATTTCCATTTTATGGAAACAATAGCATATTTTGGTGTCTAAAATCAACATAAATGATTCGGGGATCATATTAAGTAACGAACCCCATTTCTTTAATTCGTTACTTCATAGATATTAGATAAAAACACTTCCATTGGGGAGCTACCCTCGCATCATGGACAATAACAGTACATATGAACTATCATTCAGGTAAGCATGCTCTCTCGTCTCTCTTGTTTCCTCTCTCCTTCAACAGTAGCTCCGGTTGTTACTTTCTCTGATCattcttttcatcttctccGATCATATCTTTTACTTTTGGTTTATTACTGCTCTAATGGAAGTCAAAGGTCGTAAGATTAATGATGATTACTTTTGTGTTTTGCACGACGGGAATGGTTTCTTCGTGTATGACTTGAACAAGAATCAAGGCTTACTTCTCTTTATCTATGTAAGATGGTTAGAAGATGGTTTAATGGAGATATTGATTTGCCTGACTCATGTCTTCTTCTCGGGAAAAACTAGTCTTATTCGTCTATCTAAAATTCGTGGTAGAAAGCCAACCCATTGGAAAACAAATTTTAGTTTGGTTAGAAGATGGTTTAATGGGGATATTGATTTGCCTGACTCATGCCTGCTTCTGGTGGTAGAAAGAATATTCACGTTCCCATTGGAGTTGATAAGCAAGGTTCGCAGACATTTCAAGGTCATGATTAGGGGTAGTTTGAATGTTTTCTTAGCTTCGAATTCTGATCATAGGATCATTCGTTTCCCTTTGGCTTGGTGAAAATGAAACATTTTTAGGTATTGAAAAGGTAGACAATGGCCTTTTGAGATCCTATGCAGAAGTTGGTCATTTGAATCCTATTCCTTCGAAGTTTGCAGGCTCAGATAAAGTTGGGTTAAAAGAGAGTGCATACAATGTTTCTTTCTTGGTTATGAAAGAAAGAGATATGTTGAATCTGAATCTTGACTCTGTTTTGGTTGTGACAAGATTGATGGATCATTACTCTTGGATGGAAATTAAGGCTTTTCTTGAAGAGTATTTTCAGTCTACAATTTCAATTAATCCATTTTTGGATGACAAAGCCTTGATTAAGCTGGAGAAGGATTTTGTTTCCTTCAATttcgatggaaaatgtaatttGTATGGGGATATACATCTAAAGATTGAGCATTGGTCCAACAAGATTCATTCTCttccaaaatttatcaaaagttACGGAGGTTGGATCTTCATAATAATTTACCTTGGCCTTTCTAGAAAACTTATGTTTTTGAAGGCATTGGAAAGAAATATGGTGGTTTTGTGAGTATCTCTTCCCAAACCCTTAATTGTATTGAGTGTTCTTCAGCTGTTATAGAGGAAAATTTGTGGATTTATTCCAACATCTTTAGTTGAGGACAAAAGTTTGGGgtattttcacttttatttgGCGATTTTGGTCCTTTGGAATTCTTGAATGATGAGTTATCGAGTTGAGGCACGTTATTTGCGAAATATTTTTCGAATTATCTTGATTTAGTTCGAATCGATGAAGTAATGACAGATGGAGAGTTCACTTTGGAAGGGAATGTTTTGGCGCAAGAGCAATTGAATTTGGTTGTTAATGATTTTCACAAGTCTTaaagaggaaatttgaaaaGCCCTTTTGTTGCATGAAGATTATATTAATTCTGTCGGTGGGACTGTTGGAGAGGTTGTTGCTTCATCTTTTATAGTTTTGATTCTCTCTCTTTAGAAGTTAGGGCACACTTACCAATCCATAATCAAAATTGGTGTAATTGCAATGAGATTCTATTAATGGATCGTAATTGACCTCAATCGCAAACGTGCTTTTGGTCATGTTTACTTAGGCATTTTGTAGACGTAATCTGATTACGATTGAAATTTTTTGCTTTGGAATGTTTactttacactgtctttttatTGTTACGGTTAGCATCTCTCCGTTTAGGGTCAATCGGTAACAGCATCTATAATTGTAATAATAACTGTGACAAGTTCATAATTCTTCTACTGTAACAGTAATAGTGTTTGGAACAATAACGGTAATGGTAAC
Proteins encoded:
- the LOC120067992 gene encoding beclin-1-like protein isoform X2, with product MPINSSTILLLDPGSGVHGASSMLASTRMDNSFVVLPKQRPQSHGVPRPREGAGQADTGQSGKAMEESFVVVYKSESPSDGGGMHIPSPDGAIQPNNSGFHTTITVLKRAFDIAKSQTQVEQPLCLECMRILSDKLDKEVEDVNRDIKAYEACLKRLEGESRNFLSEADFLKEKLKIEEEERRLEAAIKETENEFTEVNAELKELELKSVRFKELEERYWHEYNNFQFQLISHQEERDAILAKIEVSQAHLELLKRTNVLNDAFPIWHDGDFGTINNFRLGRLPKIPVEWDEINAAWGQASLLLHTMCQYFRPRFQYRIKIIPMGSYPRIMDNNNTYELFGPVNLFWSTRYDKAMTLFLTCLKEFAEFANSRDQENNIPHEKCFKLPYKIENDKVENYSITQSFNKPEYWTKALKYTLCNLKWALYWFVGNTNFQPLSAIASSHNEVPSVGSFYTKRGADSRSDYGNSLNR
- the LOC120067992 gene encoding beclin-1-like protein isoform X1; this encodes MGDRKTGRIPPADPNLPRFGCQNCGQSLCFIGVDTHADKFINDPSARSGMQGSGVHGASSMLASTRMDNSFVVLPKQRPQSHGVPRPREGAGQADTGQSGKAMEESFVVVYKSESPSDGGGMHIPSPDGAIQPNNSGFHTTITVLKRAFDIAKSQTQVEQPLCLECMRILSDKLDKEVEDVNRDIKAYEACLKRLEGESRNFLSEADFLKEKLKIEEEERRLEAAIKETENEFTEVNAELKELELKSVRFKELEERYWHEYNNFQFQLISHQEERDAILAKIEVSQAHLELLKRTNVLNDAFPIWHDGDFGTINNFRLGRLPKIPVEWDEINAAWGQASLLLHTMCQYFRPRFQYRIKIIPMGSYPRIMDNNNTYELFGPVNLFWSTRYDKAMTLFLTCLKEFAEFANSRDQENNIPHEKCFKLPYKIENDKVENYSITQSFNKPEYWTKALKYTLCNLKWALYWFVGNTNFQPLSAIASSHNEVPSVGSFYTKRGADSRSDYGNSLNR